A DNA window from Oncorhynchus tshawytscha isolate Ot180627B linkage group LG13, Otsh_v2.0, whole genome shotgun sequence contains the following coding sequences:
- the LOC112264864 gene encoding cyclic GMP-AMP synthase isoform X3, producing the protein MNRTTPQRRSSSRRQTSVPSTPPREPQTIPQSWALARTSSTPVDIQPSLGREAEEAQNPTPGYELAPITPELARWIRLRSQNLKLRQSDRQWAVDLVNHLRDSLLVFLKNSDEQPYFQSASVLNSGSYYEMVKIHNPNEFDMMLKLQSPSRLKMTELDQYHGLFYEVALSRPTRAHIRSFLLEDGLTISASKIIREMHRLVRKFISTYKAVPGNSWRWVVKRKRPNSPAVTLSLLELDNGKEELLSVDVVPALEVPSSQSWPLAARAGPDVNNWLGKKTRRSLTHQTCFFVPKKPPGRNLSEAAKESWRISFSHIEKELIKTHGNKRTCCESSATKCCRKQCFKLLKCLIEGLKKRYPQELDALCSYHGKTVFLHTLSIRAQDSLWTPHHLPACFMHLLGALEGHARSGLLPHFFVPTSNLFAAPTFPRKALVFLTEALEEQRRQGLPLLMPPAPAPPLAVHSPSNSQSQPSIVVQQTHVIQSTIIQPPKVIETKASVKMFNILALVVALVCVVCYLCPSVVGR; encoded by the exons ATGAACAGAACCACACCTCAGAGGAGGTCATCCTCCAGGAGACAGACCTCAGTTCCATCCACACCCCCTAGAGAGCCCCAGACAATTCCTCAATCATGGGCCCTCGCCAGGACCTCGTCCACCCCCGTCGACATCCAACCTAGCctgggcagagaggcagaggagg CCCAGAACCCCACACCAGGGTATGAGCTGGCCCCTATCACCCCAGAGCTGGCCCGCTGGATCAGGCTTCGGTCACAGAACCTCAAGCTCCGCCAGAGTGACCGCCAGTGGGCCGTGGACTTGGTCAACCATCTCCGGGACAGCCTGCTGGTCTTCCTCAAGAACAGTGACGAGCAGCCCTACTTCCAGTCAGCCTCTGTGCTCAACAGTGGTTCATACTACGAGATGGTTAAG ATACACAACCCAAATGAGTTTGACATGATGCTGAAGCTCCAGTCTCCTTCCCGCCTCAAAATGACTGAGCTGGACCAATACCACGGCCTGTTCTACGAAGTTGCTCTATCCCGACCGACGCGTGCCCACATACGGTCTTTCCTATTGGAAGATGGGCTCACCATCTCAGCCAGCAAGATCATAAGGGAAATGCACCGTCTGGTCCGAAAGTTCATCAGCACCTACAAAG CAGTGCCTGGAAATAGCTGGCGTTGGGTTGTGAAGAGGAAGCGTCCAAACTCCCCAGCGGTGACCCTTTCCCTGTTGGAGTTGGATAATGGGAAAGAGGAACTACTTTCTGTGGATGTGGTGCCAGCCTTGGAAGTGCCCTCCTCACAGAGCTGGCCTCTGGCTGCCCGCGCAGGCCCAGATGTGAACAACTGGCTGGGGAAGAAGACCCGGCGCTCTCTTACCCACCAAACTTGCTTCTTTGTTCCCAAGAAACCGCCAGGGCGTAACCTCAGTGAGGCAGCtaaag agagtTGGAGGATTTCCTTTTCTCACATAGAAAAGGAACTGATCAAGACTCATGGGAACAAGAGGACCTGCTGTGAGAGCTCTGCCACCAAGTGCTGCCG tAAGCAGTGCTTTAAGCTCCTCAAGTGTCTGATCGAGGGACTGAAGAAACGCTACCCTCAGGAGCTGGATGCTCTGTGCTCCTACCATGGGAAGACAGTCTTTCTACACACCCTTTCCATCAGGGCCCAGGACTCCCTGTGGACACCGCATCATCTGCCTGCCTGCTTCATGCACCTCCTAGGGGCCCTGGAGGGCCACGCAAGGAGTGGCCTGCTACCCCACTTCTTTGTCCCCACCTCCAACCTCTTCGCCGCACCGACCTTCCCACGCAAAGCTCTGGTGTTTCTGACAGAGGCtctggaggagcagaggagacaggGGCTTCCCCTTTTAATGCCCCCGGCTCCTGCCCCACCACTGGCAGTACACTCCCCCAGTAACTCCCAGTCCCAGCCATCCATTGTTGTACAGCAGACTCATGTTATCCAGTCTACTATTATTCAGCCACCCAAAGTTATTGAGACAAAAGCTTCAGTGAAAATGTTCAACATTTTAGCTTTGGTTGTGGCTTTGGTCTGTGTTGTTTGTTACCTCTGCCCATCAGTGGTAGGAAGGTAG
- the LOC112264864 gene encoding cyclic GMP-AMP synthase isoform X2, with protein sequence MNRTTPQRRSSSRRQTSVPSTPPREPQTIPQSWALARTSSTPVDIQPSLGREAEEGEYLDRQDGDGGSPIEDSQTGASLGQETDGNSSTPATHNSPLPRQRPHLTAQNPTPGYELAPITPELARWIRLRSQNLKLRQSDRQWAVDLVNHLRDSLLVFLKNSDEQPYFQSASVLNSGSYYEMVKIHNPNEFDMMLKLQSPSRLKMTELDQYHGLFYEVALSRPTRAHIRSFLLEDGLTISASKIIREMHRLVRKFISTYKVPGNSWRWVVKRKRPNSPAVTLSLLELDNGKEELLSVDVVPALEVPSSQSWPLAARAGPDVNNWLGKKTRRSLTHQTCFFVPKKPPGRNLSEAAKESWRISFSHIEKELIKTHGNKRTCCESSATKCCRKQCFKLLKCLIEGLKKRYPQELDALCSYHGKTVFLHTLSIRAQDSLWTPHHLPACFMHLLGALEGHARSGLLPHFFVPTSNLFAAPTFPRKALVFLTEALEEQRRQGLPLLMPPAPAPPLAVHSPSNSQSQPSIVVQQTHVIQSTIIQPPKVIETKASVKMFNILALVVALVCVVCYLCPSVVGR encoded by the exons ATGAACAGAACCACACCTCAGAGGAGGTCATCCTCCAGGAGACAGACCTCAGTTCCATCCACACCCCCTAGAGAGCCCCAGACAATTCCTCAATCATGGGCCCTCGCCAGGACCTCGTCCACCCCCGTCGACATCCAACCTAGCctgggcagagaggcagaggagggtgaGTATCTGGACAGACaagatggagatggaggtagCCCCATAGAGGACTCTCAGACTGGGGCATCGTTGGGTCAGGAGACTGATGGAAACTCCAGTACCCCAGCCACACACAACTCACCCCTCCCTAGGCAGAGACCACACCTGACAG CCCAGAACCCCACACCAGGGTATGAGCTGGCCCCTATCACCCCAGAGCTGGCCCGCTGGATCAGGCTTCGGTCACAGAACCTCAAGCTCCGCCAGAGTGACCGCCAGTGGGCCGTGGACTTGGTCAACCATCTCCGGGACAGCCTGCTGGTCTTCCTCAAGAACAGTGACGAGCAGCCCTACTTCCAGTCAGCCTCTGTGCTCAACAGTGGTTCATACTACGAGATGGTTAAG ATACACAACCCAAATGAGTTTGACATGATGCTGAAGCTCCAGTCTCCTTCCCGCCTCAAAATGACTGAGCTGGACCAATACCACGGCCTGTTCTACGAAGTTGCTCTATCCCGACCGACGCGTGCCCACATACGGTCTTTCCTATTGGAAGATGGGCTCACCATCTCAGCCAGCAAGATCATAAGGGAAATGCACCGTCTGGTCCGAAAGTTCATCAGCACCTACAAAG TGCCTGGAAATAGCTGGCGTTGGGTTGTGAAGAGGAAGCGTCCAAACTCCCCAGCGGTGACCCTTTCCCTGTTGGAGTTGGATAATGGGAAAGAGGAACTACTTTCTGTGGATGTGGTGCCAGCCTTGGAAGTGCCCTCCTCACAGAGCTGGCCTCTGGCTGCCCGCGCAGGCCCAGATGTGAACAACTGGCTGGGGAAGAAGACCCGGCGCTCTCTTACCCACCAAACTTGCTTCTTTGTTCCCAAGAAACCGCCAGGGCGTAACCTCAGTGAGGCAGCtaaag agagtTGGAGGATTTCCTTTTCTCACATAGAAAAGGAACTGATCAAGACTCATGGGAACAAGAGGACCTGCTGTGAGAGCTCTGCCACCAAGTGCTGCCG tAAGCAGTGCTTTAAGCTCCTCAAGTGTCTGATCGAGGGACTGAAGAAACGCTACCCTCAGGAGCTGGATGCTCTGTGCTCCTACCATGGGAAGACAGTCTTTCTACACACCCTTTCCATCAGGGCCCAGGACTCCCTGTGGACACCGCATCATCTGCCTGCCTGCTTCATGCACCTCCTAGGGGCCCTGGAGGGCCACGCAAGGAGTGGCCTGCTACCCCACTTCTTTGTCCCCACCTCCAACCTCTTCGCCGCACCGACCTTCCCACGCAAAGCTCTGGTGTTTCTGACAGAGGCtctggaggagcagaggagacaggGGCTTCCCCTTTTAATGCCCCCGGCTCCTGCCCCACCACTGGCAGTACACTCCCCCAGTAACTCCCAGTCCCAGCCATCCATTGTTGTACAGCAGACTCATGTTATCCAGTCTACTATTATTCAGCCACCCAAAGTTATTGAGACAAAAGCTTCAGTGAAAATGTTCAACATTTTAGCTTTGGTTGTGGCTTTGGTCTGTGTTGTTTGTTACCTCTGCCCATCAGTGGTAGGAAGGTAG
- the LOC112264864 gene encoding cyclic GMP-AMP synthase isoform X1, with translation MNRTTPQRRSSSRRQTSVPSTPPREPQTIPQSWALARTSSTPVDIQPSLGREAEEGEYLDRQDGDGGSPIEDSQTGASLGQETDGNSSTPATHNSPLPRQRPHLTAQNPTPGYELAPITPELARWIRLRSQNLKLRQSDRQWAVDLVNHLRDSLLVFLKNSDEQPYFQSASVLNSGSYYEMVKIHNPNEFDMMLKLQSPSRLKMTELDQYHGLFYEVALSRPTRAHIRSFLLEDGLTISASKIIREMHRLVRKFISTYKAVPGNSWRWVVKRKRPNSPAVTLSLLELDNGKEELLSVDVVPALEVPSSQSWPLAARAGPDVNNWLGKKTRRSLTHQTCFFVPKKPPGRNLSEAAKESWRISFSHIEKELIKTHGNKRTCCESSATKCCRKQCFKLLKCLIEGLKKRYPQELDALCSYHGKTVFLHTLSIRAQDSLWTPHHLPACFMHLLGALEGHARSGLLPHFFVPTSNLFAAPTFPRKALVFLTEALEEQRRQGLPLLMPPAPAPPLAVHSPSNSQSQPSIVVQQTHVIQSTIIQPPKVIETKASVKMFNILALVVALVCVVCYLCPSVVGR, from the exons ATGAACAGAACCACACCTCAGAGGAGGTCATCCTCCAGGAGACAGACCTCAGTTCCATCCACACCCCCTAGAGAGCCCCAGACAATTCCTCAATCATGGGCCCTCGCCAGGACCTCGTCCACCCCCGTCGACATCCAACCTAGCctgggcagagaggcagaggagggtgaGTATCTGGACAGACaagatggagatggaggtagCCCCATAGAGGACTCTCAGACTGGGGCATCGTTGGGTCAGGAGACTGATGGAAACTCCAGTACCCCAGCCACACACAACTCACCCCTCCCTAGGCAGAGACCACACCTGACAG CCCAGAACCCCACACCAGGGTATGAGCTGGCCCCTATCACCCCAGAGCTGGCCCGCTGGATCAGGCTTCGGTCACAGAACCTCAAGCTCCGCCAGAGTGACCGCCAGTGGGCCGTGGACTTGGTCAACCATCTCCGGGACAGCCTGCTGGTCTTCCTCAAGAACAGTGACGAGCAGCCCTACTTCCAGTCAGCCTCTGTGCTCAACAGTGGTTCATACTACGAGATGGTTAAG ATACACAACCCAAATGAGTTTGACATGATGCTGAAGCTCCAGTCTCCTTCCCGCCTCAAAATGACTGAGCTGGACCAATACCACGGCCTGTTCTACGAAGTTGCTCTATCCCGACCGACGCGTGCCCACATACGGTCTTTCCTATTGGAAGATGGGCTCACCATCTCAGCCAGCAAGATCATAAGGGAAATGCACCGTCTGGTCCGAAAGTTCATCAGCACCTACAAAG CAGTGCCTGGAAATAGCTGGCGTTGGGTTGTGAAGAGGAAGCGTCCAAACTCCCCAGCGGTGACCCTTTCCCTGTTGGAGTTGGATAATGGGAAAGAGGAACTACTTTCTGTGGATGTGGTGCCAGCCTTGGAAGTGCCCTCCTCACAGAGCTGGCCTCTGGCTGCCCGCGCAGGCCCAGATGTGAACAACTGGCTGGGGAAGAAGACCCGGCGCTCTCTTACCCACCAAACTTGCTTCTTTGTTCCCAAGAAACCGCCAGGGCGTAACCTCAGTGAGGCAGCtaaag agagtTGGAGGATTTCCTTTTCTCACATAGAAAAGGAACTGATCAAGACTCATGGGAACAAGAGGACCTGCTGTGAGAGCTCTGCCACCAAGTGCTGCCG tAAGCAGTGCTTTAAGCTCCTCAAGTGTCTGATCGAGGGACTGAAGAAACGCTACCCTCAGGAGCTGGATGCTCTGTGCTCCTACCATGGGAAGACAGTCTTTCTACACACCCTTTCCATCAGGGCCCAGGACTCCCTGTGGACACCGCATCATCTGCCTGCCTGCTTCATGCACCTCCTAGGGGCCCTGGAGGGCCACGCAAGGAGTGGCCTGCTACCCCACTTCTTTGTCCCCACCTCCAACCTCTTCGCCGCACCGACCTTCCCACGCAAAGCTCTGGTGTTTCTGACAGAGGCtctggaggagcagaggagacaggGGCTTCCCCTTTTAATGCCCCCGGCTCCTGCCCCACCACTGGCAGTACACTCCCCCAGTAACTCCCAGTCCCAGCCATCCATTGTTGTACAGCAGACTCATGTTATCCAGTCTACTATTATTCAGCCACCCAAAGTTATTGAGACAAAAGCTTCAGTGAAAATGTTCAACATTTTAGCTTTGGTTGTGGCTTTGGTCTGTGTTGTTTGTTACCTCTGCCCATCAGTGGTAGGAAGGTAG